One genomic segment of Theobroma cacao cultivar B97-61/B2 chromosome 6, Criollo_cocoa_genome_V2, whole genome shotgun sequence includes these proteins:
- the LOC18597004 gene encoding G-type lectin S-receptor-like serine/threonine-protein kinase At4g27290 isoform X1, whose amino-acid sequence MKFSFSLVIYYVFASLAFQIPSATAADTLAANNTLKDGQTLVSSGQRFEFGFFSLGSSSRRYLGIWYKNINPLTVVWVANRDDPITSSSGSLVFNPQGALSLSNGTVFIWFVNVTRALSNPVLQLLDNGNLVLTGDGGDYLWQSFDYLTDTLLPGMKLGWNLKTGLKRDMTSWLSSDDPATGEFTFSLDPPEAPELVLRKGDQKEYRWGPWDGVRFSGSNELRPNPVYTPEFNSSREEIYYTFKVDDSSILSRFIVTSQGLLQYLTWTNHSNEWALMVTLQRDSCDRYESCGPYGNCYADDPNCRCLRGFTPKSPESWRLIDWSDGCVRKRGLDCQNGDGFVKYDRMKLPDNSHLVTNRNFSLSLEECEAECLKNCSCMAYTKIDIHGNGGDCVMWFGDLVDMKYFPNGGSNLYIRMAQAELESIADAKRKKRVKVAALITMSIVLGMLLGVLVWRIYLTRKAKIRRAAISENNSYRDTNDETQEGDLELPLFGLDVVSAATNKFSFEKKIGEGGFGPVYKGVLPTGQEVAVKRLSQNSGQGLREFKNEVILISKLQHRNLVKLLGCCIQGEERMLIYEYQPNKSLDQFLFDKTRRKFLTWKKRFDIVIGIARGLLYLHQDSRLRIIHRDLKASNILLDGEMNPKISDFGIARIFGEKTQEMTKRVIGTYGYMSPEYAMGGHFSVKSDVFSYGVLVLEIVSGKKNWGFYHPDHDLNLVGHTWKLWNEGNPLELMDELMEDTISENEVVRCIQVGLLCVQQRMEDRPTMSSVLLMLSNESIMVPQPKEPGFCTEISSGGDTSSSVNNLHTANELTVTDLGGR is encoded by the exons ATGaagttttctttctctctcgtAATCTATTACGTTTTCGCTTCTTTAGCCTTCCAAATCCCCTCTGCAACAGCGGCAGATACCTTAGCAGCGAACAACACCCTGAAAGATGGCCAGACCTTGGTCTCCTCTGGGCAAAGGTTTGAATTTGGGTTCTTTTCTCTTGGCAGCTCCAGTCGCAGGTACCTGGGAATATGGTACAAGAACATTAATCCTCTCACTGTGGTGTGGGTTGCCAACAGGGACGACCCCATAACTAGCTCCTCAGGATCACTTGTGTTTAACCCTCAGGGTGCACTTTCTCTTTCCAATGGTACAGTTTTTATCTGGTTTGTTAATGTCACCAGGGCCTTGAGCAATCCTGTCTTACAGCTTTTAGACAATGGCAACCTTGTGCTAACTGGCGATGGTGGGGATTATTTATGGCAaagttttgattatttaactGATACGTTGTTGCCTGGCATGAAACTTGGTTGGAACCTTAAGACAGGTTTGAAACGAGATATGACATCATGGCTTTCCTCTGATGACCCAGCAACGGGGGAATTCACATTCAGCCTGGACCCACCTGAGGCCCCAGAATTGGTTCTCAGGAAGGGGGACCAGAAAGAGTACCGATGGGGACCATGGGATGGGGTCAGGTTCAGTGGCAGCAATGAGCTCAGGCCTAATCCTGTTTACACTCCAGAGTTCAATTCAAGCCGTGAAGAGATTTACTACACGTTTAAAGTTGATGACAGTTCAATTCTGTCAAGGTTTATAGTGACATCGCAAGGGTTGCTTCAGTATCTCACATGGACGAACCATAGCAATGAGTGGGCACTTATGGTGACCTTGCAAAGAGACAGTTGCGATAGGTACGAGTCATGCGGGCCTTATGGCAACTGCTATGCTGATGATCCTAATTGTAGATGTTTGAGGGGTTTTACACCCAAGTCTCCAGAAAGTTGGAGACTGATCGATTGGTCAGATGGATGTGTGAGGAAAAGGGGTTTGGATTGTCAGAACGGAGATGGCTTTGTCAAGTACGACAGAATGAAGTTACCTGATAATTCTCACTTAGTgacaaatagaaattttagtTTAAGCCTTGAGGAATGCGAGGCAGAGTGTTTAAAGAATTGTTCTTGTATGGCTTACACCAAGATAGATATTCATGGAAATGGGGGAGATTGTGTTATGTGGTTTGGTGATTTGGTTGACATGAAATACTTTCCGAATGGTGGGAGCAACCTCTACATTCGAATGGCACAAGCAGAATTAG AGTCAATTGCTGATGCTAAGAGGAAGAAACGAGTGAAGGTAGCTGCTCTAATCACCATGTCAATAGTTTTAGGCATGCTTCTTGGGGTCCTTGTATGGCGCATTTACCTAACAAGAAAGGCAAAGATCAGAAGAG CAGCAATAagtgaaaacaattcatacagaGATACCAATGACGAAACTCAGGAGGGAGACCTAGAACTACCTCTTTTTGGGCTAGATGTTGTTTCAGCAGCCACTAATAAATTCTCATTTGAGAAAAAGATTGGAGAGGGTGGATTTGGTCCAGTCTACAAG GGCGTCTTACCCACTGGACAAGAAGTTGCAGTGAAGAGACTTTCTCAGAACTCTGGACAAGGCCTCCGAGAATTTAAGAATGAAGTGATTCTGATTTCTAAACTTCAACATCGTAATCTTGTTAAGCTTCTGGGGTGCTGCATCCAGGGAGAAGAAAGGATGCTAATCTATGAGTATCAGCCCAACAAAAGCCTGGACCAGTTCCTATTTG ATAAAAcgagaagaaaatttttgacatGGAAGAAGCGCTTTGACATTGTTATTGGGATTGCACGTGGACTTTTGTACCTGCATCAAGACTCCAGGCTGAGAATTATACATAGAGAtcttaaagcaagtaatattTTACTGGATGGCGAGATGAATCCTAAAATTTCAGATTTTGGCATAGCTAGGATTTTTGGAGAGAAAACACAAGAAATGACCAAAAGAGTAATTGGAACATA TGGTTATATGTCTCCAGAGTATGCAATGGGTGGGCATTTTTCAGTGAAATCAGATGTGTTTAGCTATGGTGTTTTGGTTTTAGAGATAGTAAGTGGCAAAaagaattggggattttatCACCCTGACCATGATCTAAACCTGGTTGGACAT ACATGGAAACTATGGAATGAAGGGAATCCACTTGAACTAATGGATGAATTGATGGAGGACACAATTTCTGAGAATGAAGTGGTAAGATGCATCCAGGTGGGTCTTCTGTGTGTACAGCAGCGGATGGAAGATAGGCCAACAATGTCATCAGTGTTGTTGATGTTGAGCAATGAGAGCATAATGGTACCCCAGCCAAAAGAACCTGGCTTTTGTACAGAAATTTCTTCAGGCGGAGATACTTCATCGAGTGTAAATAATCTGCATACAGCCAATGAGCTGACTGTCACAGACTTAGGTGGACGATAG
- the LOC18597004 gene encoding G-type lectin S-receptor-like serine/threonine-protein kinase At4g27290 isoform X2, protein MKFSFSLVIYYVFASLAFQIPSATAADTLAANNTLKDGQTLVSSGQRFEFGFFSLGSSSRRYLGIWYKNINPLTVVWVANRDDPITSSSGSLVFNPQGALSLSNGTVFIWFVNVTRALSNPVLQLLDNGNLVLTGDGGDYLWQSFDYLTDTLLPGMKLGWNLKTGLKRDMTSWLSSDDPATGEFTFSLDPPEAPELVLRKGDQKEYRWGPWDGVRFSGSNELRPNPVYTPEFNSSREEIYYTFKVDDSSILSRFIVTSQGLLQYLTWTNHSNEWALMVTLQRDSCDRYESCGPYGNCYADDPNCRCLRGFTPKSPESWRLIDWSDGCVRKRGLDCQNGDGFVKYDRMKLPDNSHLVTNRNFSLSLEECEAECLKNCSCMAYTKIDIHGNGGDCVMWFGDLVDMKYFPNGGSNLYIRMAQAELESIADAKRKKRVKVAALITMSIVLGMLLGVLVWRIYLTRKAKIRRAISENNSYRDTNDETQEGDLELPLFGLDVVSAATNKFSFEKKIGEGGFGPVYKGVLPTGQEVAVKRLSQNSGQGLREFKNEVILISKLQHRNLVKLLGCCIQGEERMLIYEYQPNKSLDQFLFDKTRRKFLTWKKRFDIVIGIARGLLYLHQDSRLRIIHRDLKASNILLDGEMNPKISDFGIARIFGEKTQEMTKRVIGTYGYMSPEYAMGGHFSVKSDVFSYGVLVLEIVSGKKNWGFYHPDHDLNLVGHTWKLWNEGNPLELMDELMEDTISENEVVRCIQVGLLCVQQRMEDRPTMSSVLLMLSNESIMVPQPKEPGFCTEISSGGDTSSSVNNLHTANELTVTDLGGR, encoded by the exons ATGaagttttctttctctctcgtAATCTATTACGTTTTCGCTTCTTTAGCCTTCCAAATCCCCTCTGCAACAGCGGCAGATACCTTAGCAGCGAACAACACCCTGAAAGATGGCCAGACCTTGGTCTCCTCTGGGCAAAGGTTTGAATTTGGGTTCTTTTCTCTTGGCAGCTCCAGTCGCAGGTACCTGGGAATATGGTACAAGAACATTAATCCTCTCACTGTGGTGTGGGTTGCCAACAGGGACGACCCCATAACTAGCTCCTCAGGATCACTTGTGTTTAACCCTCAGGGTGCACTTTCTCTTTCCAATGGTACAGTTTTTATCTGGTTTGTTAATGTCACCAGGGCCTTGAGCAATCCTGTCTTACAGCTTTTAGACAATGGCAACCTTGTGCTAACTGGCGATGGTGGGGATTATTTATGGCAaagttttgattatttaactGATACGTTGTTGCCTGGCATGAAACTTGGTTGGAACCTTAAGACAGGTTTGAAACGAGATATGACATCATGGCTTTCCTCTGATGACCCAGCAACGGGGGAATTCACATTCAGCCTGGACCCACCTGAGGCCCCAGAATTGGTTCTCAGGAAGGGGGACCAGAAAGAGTACCGATGGGGACCATGGGATGGGGTCAGGTTCAGTGGCAGCAATGAGCTCAGGCCTAATCCTGTTTACACTCCAGAGTTCAATTCAAGCCGTGAAGAGATTTACTACACGTTTAAAGTTGATGACAGTTCAATTCTGTCAAGGTTTATAGTGACATCGCAAGGGTTGCTTCAGTATCTCACATGGACGAACCATAGCAATGAGTGGGCACTTATGGTGACCTTGCAAAGAGACAGTTGCGATAGGTACGAGTCATGCGGGCCTTATGGCAACTGCTATGCTGATGATCCTAATTGTAGATGTTTGAGGGGTTTTACACCCAAGTCTCCAGAAAGTTGGAGACTGATCGATTGGTCAGATGGATGTGTGAGGAAAAGGGGTTTGGATTGTCAGAACGGAGATGGCTTTGTCAAGTACGACAGAATGAAGTTACCTGATAATTCTCACTTAGTgacaaatagaaattttagtTTAAGCCTTGAGGAATGCGAGGCAGAGTGTTTAAAGAATTGTTCTTGTATGGCTTACACCAAGATAGATATTCATGGAAATGGGGGAGATTGTGTTATGTGGTTTGGTGATTTGGTTGACATGAAATACTTTCCGAATGGTGGGAGCAACCTCTACATTCGAATGGCACAAGCAGAATTAG AGTCAATTGCTGATGCTAAGAGGAAGAAACGAGTGAAGGTAGCTGCTCTAATCACCATGTCAATAGTTTTAGGCATGCTTCTTGGGGTCCTTGTATGGCGCATTTACCTAACAAGAAAGGCAAAGATCAGAAGAG CAATAagtgaaaacaattcatacagaGATACCAATGACGAAACTCAGGAGGGAGACCTAGAACTACCTCTTTTTGGGCTAGATGTTGTTTCAGCAGCCACTAATAAATTCTCATTTGAGAAAAAGATTGGAGAGGGTGGATTTGGTCCAGTCTACAAG GGCGTCTTACCCACTGGACAAGAAGTTGCAGTGAAGAGACTTTCTCAGAACTCTGGACAAGGCCTCCGAGAATTTAAGAATGAAGTGATTCTGATTTCTAAACTTCAACATCGTAATCTTGTTAAGCTTCTGGGGTGCTGCATCCAGGGAGAAGAAAGGATGCTAATCTATGAGTATCAGCCCAACAAAAGCCTGGACCAGTTCCTATTTG ATAAAAcgagaagaaaatttttgacatGGAAGAAGCGCTTTGACATTGTTATTGGGATTGCACGTGGACTTTTGTACCTGCATCAAGACTCCAGGCTGAGAATTATACATAGAGAtcttaaagcaagtaatattTTACTGGATGGCGAGATGAATCCTAAAATTTCAGATTTTGGCATAGCTAGGATTTTTGGAGAGAAAACACAAGAAATGACCAAAAGAGTAATTGGAACATA TGGTTATATGTCTCCAGAGTATGCAATGGGTGGGCATTTTTCAGTGAAATCAGATGTGTTTAGCTATGGTGTTTTGGTTTTAGAGATAGTAAGTGGCAAAaagaattggggattttatCACCCTGACCATGATCTAAACCTGGTTGGACAT ACATGGAAACTATGGAATGAAGGGAATCCACTTGAACTAATGGATGAATTGATGGAGGACACAATTTCTGAGAATGAAGTGGTAAGATGCATCCAGGTGGGTCTTCTGTGTGTACAGCAGCGGATGGAAGATAGGCCAACAATGTCATCAGTGTTGTTGATGTTGAGCAATGAGAGCATAATGGTACCCCAGCCAAAAGAACCTGGCTTTTGTACAGAAATTTCTTCAGGCGGAGATACTTCATCGAGTGTAAATAATCTGCATACAGCCAATGAGCTGACTGTCACAGACTTAGGTGGACGATAG
- the LOC18597004 gene encoding G-type lectin S-receptor-like serine/threonine-protein kinase At4g27290 isoform X3: MKFSFSLVIYYVFASLAFQIPSATAADTLAANNTLKDGQTLVSSGQRFEFGFFSLGSSSRRYLGIWYKNINPLTVVWVANRDDPITSSSGSLVFNPQGALSLSNGTVFIWFVNVTRALSNPVLQLLDNGNLVLTGDGGDYLWQSFDYLTDTLLPGMKLGWNLKTGLKRDMTSWLSSDDPATGEFTFSLDPPEAPELVLRKGDQKEYRWGPWDGVRFSGSNELRPNPVYTPEFNSSREEIYYTFKVDDSSILSRFIVTSQGLLQYLTWTNHSNEWALMVTLQRDSCDRYESCGPYGNCYADDPNCRCLRGFTPKSPESWRLIDWSDGCVRKRGLDCQNGDGFVKYDRMKLPDNSHLVTNRNFSLSLEECEAECLKNCSCMAYTKIDIHGNGGDCVMWFGDLVDMKYFPNGGSNLYIRMAQAELAISENNSYRDTNDETQEGDLELPLFGLDVVSAATNKFSFEKKIGEGGFGPVYKGVLPTGQEVAVKRLSQNSGQGLREFKNEVILISKLQHRNLVKLLGCCIQGEERMLIYEYQPNKSLDQFLFDKTRRKFLTWKKRFDIVIGIARGLLYLHQDSRLRIIHRDLKASNILLDGEMNPKISDFGIARIFGEKTQEMTKRVIGTYGYMSPEYAMGGHFSVKSDVFSYGVLVLEIVSGKKNWGFYHPDHDLNLVGHTWKLWNEGNPLELMDELMEDTISENEVVRCIQVGLLCVQQRMEDRPTMSSVLLMLSNESIMVPQPKEPGFCTEISSGGDTSSSVNNLHTANELTVTDLGGR; encoded by the exons ATGaagttttctttctctctcgtAATCTATTACGTTTTCGCTTCTTTAGCCTTCCAAATCCCCTCTGCAACAGCGGCAGATACCTTAGCAGCGAACAACACCCTGAAAGATGGCCAGACCTTGGTCTCCTCTGGGCAAAGGTTTGAATTTGGGTTCTTTTCTCTTGGCAGCTCCAGTCGCAGGTACCTGGGAATATGGTACAAGAACATTAATCCTCTCACTGTGGTGTGGGTTGCCAACAGGGACGACCCCATAACTAGCTCCTCAGGATCACTTGTGTTTAACCCTCAGGGTGCACTTTCTCTTTCCAATGGTACAGTTTTTATCTGGTTTGTTAATGTCACCAGGGCCTTGAGCAATCCTGTCTTACAGCTTTTAGACAATGGCAACCTTGTGCTAACTGGCGATGGTGGGGATTATTTATGGCAaagttttgattatttaactGATACGTTGTTGCCTGGCATGAAACTTGGTTGGAACCTTAAGACAGGTTTGAAACGAGATATGACATCATGGCTTTCCTCTGATGACCCAGCAACGGGGGAATTCACATTCAGCCTGGACCCACCTGAGGCCCCAGAATTGGTTCTCAGGAAGGGGGACCAGAAAGAGTACCGATGGGGACCATGGGATGGGGTCAGGTTCAGTGGCAGCAATGAGCTCAGGCCTAATCCTGTTTACACTCCAGAGTTCAATTCAAGCCGTGAAGAGATTTACTACACGTTTAAAGTTGATGACAGTTCAATTCTGTCAAGGTTTATAGTGACATCGCAAGGGTTGCTTCAGTATCTCACATGGACGAACCATAGCAATGAGTGGGCACTTATGGTGACCTTGCAAAGAGACAGTTGCGATAGGTACGAGTCATGCGGGCCTTATGGCAACTGCTATGCTGATGATCCTAATTGTAGATGTTTGAGGGGTTTTACACCCAAGTCTCCAGAAAGTTGGAGACTGATCGATTGGTCAGATGGATGTGTGAGGAAAAGGGGTTTGGATTGTCAGAACGGAGATGGCTTTGTCAAGTACGACAGAATGAAGTTACCTGATAATTCTCACTTAGTgacaaatagaaattttagtTTAAGCCTTGAGGAATGCGAGGCAGAGTGTTTAAAGAATTGTTCTTGTATGGCTTACACCAAGATAGATATTCATGGAAATGGGGGAGATTGTGTTATGTGGTTTGGTGATTTGGTTGACATGAAATACTTTCCGAATGGTGGGAGCAACCTCTACATTCGAATGGCACAAGCAGAATTAG CAATAagtgaaaacaattcatacagaGATACCAATGACGAAACTCAGGAGGGAGACCTAGAACTACCTCTTTTTGGGCTAGATGTTGTTTCAGCAGCCACTAATAAATTCTCATTTGAGAAAAAGATTGGAGAGGGTGGATTTGGTCCAGTCTACAAG GGCGTCTTACCCACTGGACAAGAAGTTGCAGTGAAGAGACTTTCTCAGAACTCTGGACAAGGCCTCCGAGAATTTAAGAATGAAGTGATTCTGATTTCTAAACTTCAACATCGTAATCTTGTTAAGCTTCTGGGGTGCTGCATCCAGGGAGAAGAAAGGATGCTAATCTATGAGTATCAGCCCAACAAAAGCCTGGACCAGTTCCTATTTG ATAAAAcgagaagaaaatttttgacatGGAAGAAGCGCTTTGACATTGTTATTGGGATTGCACGTGGACTTTTGTACCTGCATCAAGACTCCAGGCTGAGAATTATACATAGAGAtcttaaagcaagtaatattTTACTGGATGGCGAGATGAATCCTAAAATTTCAGATTTTGGCATAGCTAGGATTTTTGGAGAGAAAACACAAGAAATGACCAAAAGAGTAATTGGAACATA TGGTTATATGTCTCCAGAGTATGCAATGGGTGGGCATTTTTCAGTGAAATCAGATGTGTTTAGCTATGGTGTTTTGGTTTTAGAGATAGTAAGTGGCAAAaagaattggggattttatCACCCTGACCATGATCTAAACCTGGTTGGACAT ACATGGAAACTATGGAATGAAGGGAATCCACTTGAACTAATGGATGAATTGATGGAGGACACAATTTCTGAGAATGAAGTGGTAAGATGCATCCAGGTGGGTCTTCTGTGTGTACAGCAGCGGATGGAAGATAGGCCAACAATGTCATCAGTGTTGTTGATGTTGAGCAATGAGAGCATAATGGTACCCCAGCCAAAAGAACCTGGCTTTTGTACAGAAATTTCTTCAGGCGGAGATACTTCATCGAGTGTAAATAATCTGCATACAGCCAATGAGCTGACTGTCACAGACTTAGGTGGACGATAG